The sequence CTACATACTACGTTATTATTTTTTCAAGTTTTTGTGATACTAAGTGAAAACAAATTATAAGcagagtattttttttatctcgTTGTCATACTTGCCATAAATGCaagattaaaatacattaactaaaactgatttatattgtgattgtattattttaagaGTGCTTCGGTTATTGAAATGCACAGAATTGtacaagtttgtatttgtttatgtgcTAGAGCAGCGATGTCTAAATTACGCTTTTCAAAACATGATTTGAAAAAGacgcaaaacacattttttatagtataacattataaaatgaccagaaaatgtgtatatacataagttaaaaactaaagtaaaaatgaaacatgACACACGTTGTGCATGGTAAAGTGTAGGAATACATATGCCTCGAAGAACACGCTATCATTGCACTATAATTTAAATTTTGCTTTCTCTTCCATGATAGATAGGGGGAATGGCAGACCGCATGATGGCTATGAACCACGGACGATTCCCCGACTCAGCAAACGGTCTTCAccatcaccacccagcacacaggaTGGGAATGGGACAGTATTCTAATCCTCATCTCCaccaccaacagcagcagcagcagcagcagcagccgcctcCACAGCCACAGCTGCAGCACGCATACAACGGGTTAATGGGCGATCATTTACTCTATGGAGGGGGGAATATGAACTCAAACAACGGGATCAGGCATGCAATGGGGCCAGGGAATGTGAATGTAAATGGGGGTCATCCCAACAACAACATACCTCCCAACGCAAGATACAATACACAATATGCGGCGCCTGCTGTGAATAGCCAAGGGCAGCTAGCTGCCAGCATGCAGCTACAGAAGCTCAACAACCAGTATTATACCCATCACCAGCCTGCTCCTCACCATCACTATATGCCGGACTTGCACCCTGCAAACCATCAAATGAACGGACCAGGCCAGCAATACAGAGACTGCAATCCAAAACGCAGCACCTCAGGCATGCCCCCTTCAGTCCACCACCATGTGCCTGCAGCAATGCTGCCCCCCAATGTCATAGACACGGATTTTATTGACGAGGAAGTGTTGATGTCTTTAGTTATAGAAATGGGATTGGACAGAATAAAAGAATTGCCAGAGCTCTGGTTGGGACAAAACGAGTTTGATTTCATGACAGACTTTGTTTGCAAACAGCAGCCGAGCAGAGTGAGTTGTTAGTCTCACCAGCAGGATTTGgtttggttgtttttaaaaacgtaCAAAAAAAGCATTCCTTCACGGCTACAGTATCTCTTTTCTTAATGGCATTGACTTGGCAGAAATTGTACAGTGTGGACATAATAATGTTCTTCAgaccagtgtatttatttaagtgtaCCTCTAAAATTTAGAGGTTGGGAGCATTTTTTGTCATGAAAGTGTGTTTAACTCATCTCGGAGGATGATGAATAAATGTCACTACTGGGGAATTTTTCCAAGtctttgaaatgcatttgagTTCATTTAACAAACTCTCATAAAATATGTGTTGTTGATACATAGGTCTGGATAACTAAACACTACCCTCTTAGTGAAAGTCTGACACATTACTGTGCTAGCACAGATATTTAATTTTCTGTATTCTTCTGGAatgaatttattttgtaatgaagatgttaagaaaataatataaattaaacacatttaaaattatgtaGATGGCGAAAGATGCTTTTAGGGAAGTATTGTGTAATTGTTAATGACAGTAatacactgtaaaatgtattggcCATATATTCCAGATATTTGTGCTGTTAAATGATATTTGCCTAATTACAAAggaagaaaactaaaaaaaaaatgtgttacacattaGCTCAATGGTGTACAATTGTTTAATCTTTGGTGCCATGAAATGTTGTTATTTTCTTATATTGTgtggtgtgggtttttttgtgtttgtttttttaacataccaaatgcattagttttttttttttgtttagtttttttttttatatatatatatatatatatatat is a genomic window of Polyodon spathula isolate WHYD16114869_AA chromosome 6, ASM1765450v1, whole genome shotgun sequence containing:
- the cited2 gene encoding cbp/p300-interacting transactivator 2, whose amino-acid sequence is MADRMMAMNHGRFPDSANGLHHHHPAHRMGMGQYSNPHLHHQQQQQQQQQPPPQPQLQHAYNGLMGDHLLYGGGNMNSNNGIRHAMGPGNVNVNGGHPNNNIPPNARYNTQYAAPAVNSQGQLAASMQLQKLNNQYYTHHQPAPHHHYMPDLHPANHQMNGPGQQYRDCNPKRSTSGMPPSVHHHVPAAMLPPNVIDTDFIDEEVLMSLVIEMGLDRIKELPELWLGQNEFDFMTDFVCKQQPSRVSC